From a region of the Mycobacteroides saopaulense genome:
- a CDS encoding alpha/beta hydrolase: MRARLTGAMAVALLLTGVTAGCAPGPSAGPHFAMDEGHGNAGPSVAPPPSGPPSIDKPKVDLSWQDCTRDVLASANITTSPTFSLECAEYKAPLDPINGAPGSVTLGAVRAKTSQTPADAGPLVFTTGSDLPSSVQLATWLNGPGAEVLKQRPVVAVDRRGIGRSDAITCRDTWDMRDMRDQAQNRGGDDPVASLGKIVETATTNCTDTISPGDSAYNDAHAAEDLEALRAQWDVPNLALLGIGSGARVALAYAGSHPNKVARLMLDSPVAADIAAEAAAEQRLKGQQSAFDAFAAQCLANNCPLGPDPAGAVGDLLNRAQNGGLPWSRATVVRAITTALAYPVGDGTAVVQNLANALNAARGPDSAALTPLVDRANALRDSDGQFVNSCSDALARPTPDRVRELVVAWGKQYPLFGRTSALELVNCLQWPSGSKPNPPQDLKINVLILGGQHDPISGSEGVSATAAVIINAKAASKRVMWQGIGHGAIVYTPCAQPPALAYLNDGKLPETDTFCPA; this comes from the coding sequence ATGCGTGCACGGCTGACGGGGGCGATGGCGGTTGCCCTGCTGCTGACGGGGGTGACGGCTGGGTGCGCCCCCGGCCCCTCGGCGGGACCGCATTTCGCGATGGACGAGGGCCACGGAAATGCCGGCCCCTCCGTGGCACCGCCACCGAGCGGCCCCCCGTCGATCGACAAGCCCAAGGTCGACCTGTCCTGGCAGGACTGCACTCGTGACGTGCTCGCCAGCGCCAACATCACCACCTCGCCGACGTTCAGCCTCGAGTGTGCCGAATACAAGGCTCCGCTGGACCCGATCAACGGCGCGCCAGGCAGCGTGACGCTGGGCGCGGTGCGTGCCAAGACCTCGCAGACCCCCGCCGATGCCGGCCCGCTGGTCTTCACCACAGGGTCCGATCTGCCGTCCTCGGTTCAGCTGGCGACGTGGCTCAACGGCCCGGGAGCCGAGGTGCTCAAGCAGCGCCCCGTGGTGGCCGTCGACCGCCGCGGTATCGGCCGATCCGACGCCATCACGTGCCGCGACACCTGGGACATGCGGGACATGCGAGATCAGGCGCAGAACCGCGGTGGCGATGACCCGGTCGCGAGCCTGGGCAAGATCGTCGAGACGGCCACGACCAACTGCACCGACACCATCTCCCCCGGCGACTCCGCCTACAACGACGCGCATGCCGCCGAGGATCTGGAGGCGCTGCGCGCCCAATGGGATGTGCCGAATCTGGCGCTGCTCGGCATCGGCAGCGGTGCCCGGGTTGCCCTGGCCTACGCCGGATCCCATCCCAACAAGGTGGCCCGGCTGATGCTCGATTCTCCGGTGGCCGCCGATATCGCCGCGGAGGCCGCAGCCGAGCAGCGGCTCAAGGGCCAGCAGTCGGCATTCGACGCCTTCGCCGCGCAGTGCCTCGCCAACAACTGCCCGCTGGGGCCCGATCCCGCCGGGGCCGTGGGCGACTTGTTGAACCGAGCACAAAACGGCGGCCTTCCGTGGTCTCGGGCGACGGTCGTCAGGGCGATCACCACGGCATTGGCGTATCCGGTCGGCGACGGCACGGCCGTCGTGCAGAACCTTGCGAACGCGCTCAACGCGGCGCGCGGTCCCGACAGCGCCGCGCTCACCCCGCTGGTCGACCGGGCCAATGCGCTGCGCGATTCCGACGGCCAGTTCGTCAACTCCTGCAGCGACGCGCTGGCCCGCCCCACCCCCGACCGGGTGCGCGAGCTGGTGGTGGCCTGGGGCAAGCAGTACCCGCTGTTCGGTCGCACCTCCGCCCTGGAATTGGTGAACTGTCTGCAGTGGCCCAGCGGCTCCAAGCCGAACCCACCGCAGGACCTGAAGATCAACGTGCTGATCCTCGGCGGGCAACACGATCCGATCTCCGGCAGCGAGGGCGTCTCGGCGACCGCCGCGGTGATCATCAACGCCAAGGCGGCCAGCAAGCGCGTCATGTGGCAGGGCATCGGCCACGGCGCCATCGTCTACACCCCGTGCGCACAGCCGCCCGCCCTGGCATACCTCAACGACGGAAAGCTCCCGGAGACCGACACGTTCTGCCCGGCCTAG